One genomic window of Acidobacteriota bacterium includes the following:
- the murC gene encoding UDP-N-acetylmuramate--L-alanine ligase gives MLGRTRRVHFVGIGGIGMSGIAELLANLGYAVSGSDQRASDVTARLQTLGVRVAIGHAAEHVGEADVVVVSSAVRQDNPEVIAAVRQRIPVIPRAEMLAELMRLRFGIAVGGAHGKTTTTSMIAVVLEHAGLDPTAVIGGKLSAFGSNARLGRGQYIVVEADESDRSFLRLSPTVAVVTNIDREHLEAYRDFDDLCDAFVDFANKVPFYGAIIACADDDHVQALLPRLTRRVITYGLETRAADVRGCNVRQEEEQWICRVEVGAGVLAGWGHATGSDTGSCELRLQAPGRHNLQNALAAVAVGLELGVPLAIIAEALASFKGVDRRFQRRGEEGGVLVVDDYGHHPTEIAAVMEAARATLRRRIVAVFQPHRYTRTARLLDQFGPALRLADEVVLTDIYAAGEDPIPGVTVEKLAAAMNAGRPRPVHLVKTLDAVVPMVLSLVRPGDAVFTLGAGSVGGIGDRLLAELRQTEGGRG, from the coding sequence ATGTTGGGACGGACCAGGCGCGTGCACTTCGTCGGGATTGGCGGCATCGGCATGAGCGGCATTGCCGAACTGCTGGCCAATCTCGGCTATGCCGTGTCGGGATCCGACCAGCGAGCCAGCGACGTGACCGCGCGCCTCCAGACCCTCGGCGTCCGCGTCGCGATCGGGCATGCGGCCGAACACGTCGGCGAGGCCGACGTGGTGGTCGTGTCCTCGGCGGTGCGCCAGGACAACCCTGAGGTGATCGCGGCGGTCCGGCAGAGGATTCCCGTCATCCCCCGGGCGGAGATGCTGGCCGAACTGATGCGACTCAGATTCGGCATCGCGGTGGGCGGCGCGCATGGCAAGACGACGACCACGTCGATGATTGCCGTCGTGCTCGAGCACGCGGGCCTCGATCCCACCGCGGTCATCGGCGGCAAGCTCAGCGCGTTTGGCAGCAACGCCCGTCTCGGGCGCGGACAGTACATCGTCGTCGAGGCCGATGAAAGCGACCGGTCGTTTCTCCGGCTGTCGCCGACTGTGGCGGTCGTCACCAACATCGACCGCGAGCATCTCGAGGCCTACCGCGACTTCGATGATCTCTGCGACGCCTTCGTCGATTTCGCCAACAAGGTCCCGTTCTACGGCGCGATCATCGCGTGCGCAGACGATGACCATGTGCAGGCGCTGTTGCCTCGCCTGACGCGCCGGGTGATCACGTACGGCCTCGAAACCCGCGCGGCGGACGTCCGCGGGTGCAACGTTCGGCAGGAAGAGGAGCAGTGGATCTGCCGCGTCGAGGTCGGTGCAGGCGTGCTGGCCGGGTGGGGACACGCCACCGGATCTGACACCGGGTCGTGCGAGCTGCGGCTCCAGGCACCTGGGCGCCACAACCTTCAGAACGCGCTCGCGGCGGTGGCCGTCGGGCTCGAACTTGGCGTTCCACTGGCGATCATCGCCGAGGCGCTCGCGTCGTTCAAGGGCGTCGATCGCCGATTTCAGCGGCGGGGTGAGGAAGGCGGAGTGCTCGTGGTCGACGACTACGGCCACCACCCGACCGAGATCGCGGCCGTGATGGAGGCCGCGCGCGCGACGCTCAGGCGGCGGATCGTCGCGGTGTTTCAGCCACACCGCTACACGCGAACGGCCCGGTTGCTCGACCAGTTCGGTCCCGCCTTGCGGCTGGCCGACGAAGTGGTGCTCACCGACATCTACGCCGCAGGCGAGGATCCGATTCCTGGCGTGACCGTTGAGAAGCTCGCGGCGGCGATGAACGCCGGGAGGCCCAGACCCGTTCACCTCGTGAAGACGCTCGACGCCGTGGTGCCGATGGTGTTGTCGCTGGTTCGTCCTGGTGACGCTGTCTTCACGCTCGGAGCCGGATCTGTCGGCGGTATCGGCGATCGCCTGCTCGCGGAACTCCGGCAGACGGAAGGAGGGCGAGGCTGA
- the ftsW gene encoding putative lipid II flippase FtsW, giving the protein MARKLKFDRMLFYTTIVLAFSGLVMVYSASNMLTPQDGSQSGAFLIKQVLFTVFGLAVMAAAMKFDYHAYRMPAFIWTMLTITLVALLAVLVLGPKINGTHRWFRLAGVSIQPSELAKITMIIFAAAVLEQRMDRIKELRYSLGPIAVALTVLFALFLLEPDFGSAVAVVVVVAVMVFSAGIPIRYLVFIGAGAIPLLALFAILEPYRVRRFLIFLHPEQDPLKDGFQILQSLIAVGTGGVTGRGLGESIQKMAYLPYPHTDFIYAVTAEELGLVGATLMLVCFAILTWRGLRVVSRAPDAFGSFLALGITAMLAVQAFVNISVVLGLMPTKGIPLPFVSAGGSSLIVSLAATGALLNISQQASAEG; this is encoded by the coding sequence ATGGCGCGAAAGCTGAAATTCGATCGCATGTTGTTCTACACCACGATTGTCCTGGCCTTCTCGGGCCTCGTGATGGTGTACAGCGCGTCGAACATGCTGACGCCGCAGGACGGCAGCCAGTCGGGGGCCTTCCTGATCAAGCAGGTGCTGTTCACCGTGTTCGGCCTCGCCGTCATGGCCGCCGCGATGAAGTTCGACTATCACGCCTACCGGATGCCGGCGTTCATCTGGACCATGTTGACCATCACGCTCGTGGCGCTCCTGGCCGTCCTGGTCCTCGGCCCGAAGATCAACGGCACGCACCGGTGGTTCCGCCTGGCCGGCGTCAGCATCCAGCCGTCTGAACTCGCCAAGATCACGATGATCATCTTCGCAGCGGCGGTGCTCGAGCAGCGGATGGACCGGATCAAGGAGCTGCGCTACTCCCTCGGACCGATTGCGGTCGCGCTGACGGTCCTGTTTGCGCTCTTCTTGCTTGAACCGGACTTCGGCAGCGCGGTGGCAGTCGTGGTCGTGGTGGCGGTGATGGTGTTTTCGGCCGGCATTCCCATCCGCTATCTCGTGTTCATCGGCGCGGGGGCGATCCCGCTGCTGGCGCTGTTCGCCATCCTTGAGCCCTACCGGGTCCGGCGGTTTCTGATCTTTCTGCATCCCGAACAGGATCCGCTGAAAGACGGCTTCCAGATCCTGCAGTCGCTCATCGCTGTCGGCACGGGCGGCGTGACGGGCCGGGGACTCGGCGAGAGCATCCAGAAGATGGCCTATCTGCCGTATCCGCACACGGACTTCATCTACGCCGTGACGGCGGAGGAGCTCGGGCTGGTCGGGGCCACGCTCATGCTCGTGTGTTTCGCCATCCTGACGTGGCGCGGGCTGCGCGTGGTGTCGCGTGCGCCTGACGCGTTCGGGTCGTTTCTTGCGCTCGGCATCACCGCCATGCTCGCGGTCCAGGCGTTCGTGAACATCAGCGTCGTGCTGGGCCTGATGCCGACCAAGGGAATTCCGTTGCCGTTTGTCAGTGCCGGCGGGTCTTCGCTCATCGTCAGTCTGGCGGCCACGGGCGCGCTCCTGAACATTTCTCAACAAGCGTCGGCCGAAGGATAG
- the murD gene encoding UDP-N-acetylmuramoyl-L-alanine--D-glutamate ligase — protein MTRFSVRGQQAVVVGGARSGVAAARLLVERGASVTLTDLRDTIADASSLAGAGVRLVLGSHPLDLFTSADLIVVSPGVPRTQEAIVAARERGVPIIGEVELASRWIRGRVVAITGTKGKSTTTALTGRILEQAGCHVLVGGNIGTPLSGQVGESTPASIHVVEVSSFQLETVDTFHPWIAALLNLTTDHLDRHANFLEYTDAKARIFVRQTEQDWAVVNADDPQTLELARRGRARRRQFGLQGGATADVTVADGIVVERTDTGDMPLVRTSDVRLIGPHLMADVLAAAAITRLAGALPKHIAAAVSAFRGLEHVMEWVDEIDGVRYVNDSKATNIDAAMHAINTFGAGLVVVMGGRYKGGDFGSLREALVARRASVVAIGEARPLIRDALGPAVPVVEAASMAEAVGEARRAGTRGGTVLLAPGCASLDMFADYAARGRAFKAEVARLRTR, from the coding sequence ATGACCAGGTTCAGCGTGCGTGGACAACAGGCGGTCGTGGTGGGAGGCGCCCGCAGCGGCGTCGCCGCCGCGCGTCTGCTCGTCGAACGCGGCGCATCCGTCACGCTCACCGATCTGCGCGACACGATCGCCGATGCCTCCTCGCTGGCCGGTGCGGGCGTCAGGCTCGTGCTGGGATCGCATCCGCTCGACCTGTTCACCTCGGCCGATCTGATCGTTGTCAGTCCAGGCGTGCCGCGCACGCAGGAAGCGATCGTGGCGGCCCGCGAACGGGGCGTGCCGATCATCGGCGAGGTCGAACTGGCGTCCCGGTGGATCCGCGGACGCGTCGTCGCGATCACCGGCACCAAGGGCAAGTCGACGACCACCGCGTTGACTGGACGGATTCTCGAGCAGGCCGGATGTCACGTGCTGGTCGGCGGGAACATCGGCACGCCGCTGTCGGGGCAGGTGGGGGAGTCGACGCCGGCTTCCATCCACGTCGTGGAGGTCAGCAGCTTCCAGTTGGAAACGGTCGACACGTTTCATCCATGGATTGCCGCGCTGCTCAACCTCACGACCGATCACCTCGACCGGCACGCAAACTTCCTGGAGTACACCGACGCCAAGGCGCGGATCTTCGTGCGGCAGACCGAACAGGACTGGGCGGTGGTCAACGCGGACGATCCGCAGACGCTGGAACTGGCGCGACGCGGGCGTGCGCGTCGGCGGCAGTTCGGCCTGCAAGGCGGCGCAACGGCCGACGTCACGGTGGCCGACGGAATCGTGGTTGAGCGCACAGACACAGGCGACATGCCACTGGTCCGGACATCAGACGTGCGGCTGATCGGTCCACACCTGATGGCCGATGTGCTCGCGGCGGCGGCGATCACGCGACTGGCGGGCGCGTTACCGAAACACATTGCGGCGGCGGTGTCGGCGTTTCGGGGCCTCGAGCACGTGATGGAGTGGGTCGACGAGATTGACGGCGTGCGCTACGTCAACGACTCCAAGGCCACCAACATCGACGCGGCGATGCACGCCATCAACACCTTCGGCGCTGGTCTGGTTGTGGTGATGGGCGGCCGCTACAAGGGCGGCGACTTCGGGAGCCTTCGCGAGGCGCTCGTGGCGCGACGCGCGAGCGTCGTGGCGATTGGTGAGGCCCGGCCGCTCATCCGTGACGCTCTCGGTCCAGCGGTGCCGGTCGTCGAGGCGGCCTCGATGGCTGAGGCGGTCGGTGAGGCCAGGAGAGCGGGAACACGCGGGGGGACGGTACTGCTGGCGCCGGGGTGCGCCAGCCTGGACATGTTCGCGGACTACGCGGCGCGGGGCAGGGCCTTCAAGGCCGAGGTCGCACGTCTGCGGACACGGTGA